In Halomonas denitrificans, the genomic stretch CAAGCCGGTGACGTGGTTCGCGCCGATGTGGGCGTTCGCCTGCGGTGTGGTTTCCTCCGGCGTCGCGGTCCAGGATCGCGTCCTGTTCGTGATCGGTGGCGTGCTGCTGGCCGGTCCCCTGGTCTGTGGCACCAGCCAGGCGGTCAACGACTGGTTCGACCGCCACGTCGATGCGATCAACGAGCCCGGCCGCCCGATTCCCTCGGGGCGGATCCCCGGTCGGTGGGGCCTCTACATCGGTCTGATCTGGACCGCGCTCTCGCTGCTCGTCGCACTGCTGCTCGGCGTCTGGGTGCTGGTCGCGACCGCCGTGGCGCTGCTGCTCGCCTGGTTCTACAGCATGCCGCCGATCCGATTGAAGCAGAACGGGTGGTGGGGCAACGCTGCGGTCGGCATCAGCTACGAGGGGATCGCCTGGTTTACCGGCGCCGCGGCCATGCTCTCGGCGCTGCCGGGCTGGCCGATCCTCGCGCTGGCCGGCCTGTACAGCCTCGGCGCCCACGGGATCATGACCTTGAACGACTTCAAGGCGGTCGACGGCGATCGGGCGATGGGCATCGCCTCGCTGCCGGTCCAGCTCGGCGTCGAGCGGGCCGCCCGCCTGGCCTGCGCGGTGATGGCCCTGCCGCAGGTCGTCGTGATCGGCCTGTTGCTTGCCTGGGACCGCCCCTACCATGCCGCCGCCATCGTGCTGCTGCTGGCCTGGCAGGCAGTGCTGATGGTCCGCCTGATGGAGCGGCCGCGCGAGCGCGCCCCCTGGTACAACGCCACGGGCACGTCGTTGTACGTGCTCGGCATGCTGGTCGCCGCCTTCGCGGTGCGTGACGTCGTGCCGCATCCCGCGGTACAGGTGGCCGGATGAGCGTCGGCGGCCTGGGCTGGTTCGGTATCTTCCGCCTCGGCCTGGTGCAGACCGCGCTGGGCGCGGTGGTGGTCCTGACCACGTCGACCCTGAACCGCGTGATGATCGTGGAATGGGCGCTGCCGGCGGTGCTGCCGGGCCTGCTGGTCGGACTGCACTACGCGGTGCAGATCCTGCGCCCTCGCTTCGGCTACGGTTCGGACGTGGCCGGACGGCGCACGAACTGGATCATCGGCGGCATGTTCGTCCTTGCCAGCGGCGGCGTTCTCGCCGCCGTGGCGACCGCGTGGATGGCGACGCGGCCCGGCCCGGGCATCGCCCTGGCCTTCGCCGCATTCGTCCTGATCGGTCTCGGTGTGGGGGCCTCGGGCACGTCGCTGCTGGCGCTGCTGGCCAAGCAGGTCGATCCGGCCCGGCGCGCCGGCGCGGCCACGTTGGTCTGGCTGATGATGATCGTCGGCTTCGTGGTGACCGCCGGCGTCGCGGGCCAGTTCCTCGATCCGTTCTCGCCGCAACGGCTTGTCGTCGTCTGCGGCATCACGTCGGCGGCGGCCTTCGTCCTCGCGCTCGTCGCCGTGATTGGTGTCGAGCGGAGCGCGGGACCGGCAGCGCCAGCGACCGGCACCGCGGCGCCGCGGGTCCGATCGCCCTTCATGACGGTGCTGCGGGAGGTCTGGTCCGAGACGCGAGCGCGCCGCTTCACGGTCTTCGTGTTCGTCTCGATGCTGGCCTACAGCGCGCAGGACCTCATCCTCGAGCCCTTCGCCGGGATCGCGTTCGGTTTCACGCCCGGTGAGTCGACCCGCCTCGGTAGCGTGCAGTACATGGGTGTGCTGCTCGGCATGATCCTGGTGGGGGTGGTCGGCGGCCGCACCGGCAGGACCCGCTTCGGGTCGCTGCGCGCCTGGACCATCGCCGGCTGCGCAGCCTCGGCGCTGTCGCTGCTGTGCCTGACCGCGGCCGGACTGGCCGGTCCGCCCTGGCCCCTGCATGCCTCGGTCTTCGCGCTCGGTGCCGCCAACGGCGCCTTCGCGGTTTCCGCGATCGGCATGATGATGTCGCTGGCCGGAGAGGGGCGCCGCGGTCGCGAAGGCACGCGGATGGGCCTGTGGGGAGCGGCCCAGGCCTTCGCCTTCGGCCTCGGCGGGTTCCTCGGCGCGGCCGGCGTCGACGTCACGCGCATCCTCGTCGGTTCGCCGACGGCTGCCTACGCGGTGGTCTTCGCCCTGCAGGCCGCCCTGTTCGGATTCGCCGCCCGCCTGCTGATCGTGTTCGATCGACGCGACGACGACGCGGACCCGGAGGGTCAACTTGCGCCGGCCGGAACCGACGGCTATCTTGCCCATCCCAGGGAGCGCTAGAGCGTGCAATCGAACCCGCAGGACCCACATTACGATGTCGTCGTGGTCGGGGGCGGGCCCTCCGGGGCCACCGCGGCGCATGAACTGGCTCGCCTCGGCCGTTCGGTACTGTTGCTCGACCGTGGCGGTCGCATCAAGCCCTGCGGGGGCGCCGTACCGCCTCGGCTGCTCGAGGAGTTCGACGTACCGGAATCGCTGCTGGTCGCTCGAGCGCACTGCGCGCGGATGATCTCGCCGTCGTCGAAGGAGGTCGACATGCCGATCAACGGCTTCGTCGGCATGGTCGACCGCGAGGAGTTCGACGAGTGGCTGCGCGAGCGCGCGGGGCGTGCCGGTGCCGAGCGCCGCACCGGTCGCTTCGTTTCACTGGAGGACGGCGACGACGGCCGGGTCGTCGTGACCTACACCACCCGGGGCGAGGACGCCTCGGATCGTCGGTCCCACCAGGTCACCGCGGCCCTCGTGATCGGCGCTGACGGTGCGCGTTCCGAAGTGGCGCGCCAGTCGATCCCCGAGGCGCATTCGATTCCGTTCGTGGCGGCCTACCACGAGATCGTGCGCTCACCGCCGCAGGGCGAGAAGGACTTCGACGGCACGCGCTGCGACGTCTACTACCAGGGCGAGCTGTCGCCTGACTTCTACGCCTGGGTGTTCCCGCACGGCGATTGCACCAGCGTCGGGGTGGGTACCGCGAACAAGGGCTTCTCGATGCGTGCGGCGATCACCCGCCTGCGCGAACGCACCGGCATGGGCGACCGCGAGACGATCCGGCGCGAGGGCGCGCCGATTCCGCTGCGCACGCTGAAGCGCTGGGACAACGGACGCAACGTCCTGGTCACCGGCGATGCCGCCGGCGCGGTCGCGCCGTCGTCGGGCGAGGGCATCTACTACGCCATGTACAGCGGTCGCCTCGC encodes the following:
- a CDS encoding geranylgeranyl diphosphate reductase, whose translation is MQSNPQDPHYDVVVVGGGPSGATAAHELARLGRSVLLLDRGGRIKPCGGAVPPRLLEEFDVPESLLVARAHCARMISPSSKEVDMPINGFVGMVDREEFDEWLRERAGRAGAERRTGRFVSLEDGDDGRVVVTYTTRGEDASDRRSHQVTAALVIGADGARSEVARQSIPEAHSIPFVAAYHEIVRSPPQGEKDFDGTRCDVYYQGELSPDFYAWVFPHGDCTSVGVGTANKGFSMRAAITRLRERTGMGDRETIRREGAPIPLRTLKRWDNGRNVLVTGDAAGAVAPSSGEGIYYAMYSGRLAAEAADAFCASGDPKTLRSARKRFRKAHGRVFWILGIMQRFWYSSDKRRERFVRICDDPDVQHLTWEAYMHKRLVKARPLAHVRIFFKDMAHLLGIAPTK
- a CDS encoding BCD family MFS transporter yields the protein MSVGGLGWFGIFRLGLVQTALGAVVVLTTSTLNRVMIVEWALPAVLPGLLVGLHYAVQILRPRFGYGSDVAGRRTNWIIGGMFVLASGGVLAAVATAWMATRPGPGIALAFAAFVLIGLGVGASGTSLLALLAKQVDPARRAGAATLVWLMMIVGFVVTAGVAGQFLDPFSPQRLVVVCGITSAAAFVLALVAVIGVERSAGPAAPATGTAAPRVRSPFMTVLREVWSETRARRFTVFVFVSMLAYSAQDLILEPFAGIAFGFTPGESTRLGSVQYMGVLLGMILVGVVGGRTGRTRFGSLRAWTIAGCAASALSLLCLTAAGLAGPPWPLHASVFALGAANGAFAVSAIGMMMSLAGEGRRGREGTRMGLWGAAQAFAFGLGGFLGAAGVDVTRILVGSPTAAYAVVFALQAALFGFAARLLIVFDRRDDDADPEGQLAPAGTDGYLAHPRER
- the chlG gene encoding chlorophyll synthase ChlG: MPEFPSPRSTLELLKPVTWFAPMWAFACGVVSSGVAVQDRVLFVIGGVLLAGPLVCGTSQAVNDWFDRHVDAINEPGRPIPSGRIPGRWGLYIGLIWTALSLLVALLLGVWVLVATAVALLLAWFYSMPPIRLKQNGWWGNAAVGISYEGIAWFTGAAAMLSALPGWPILALAGLYSLGAHGIMTLNDFKAVDGDRAMGIASLPVQLGVERAARLACAVMALPQVVVIGLLLAWDRPYHAAAIVLLLAWQAVLMVRLMERPRERAPWYNATGTSLYVLGMLVAAFAVRDVVPHPAVQVAG